DNA from Streptomyces luteogriseus:
GAGCCGCAAGGACCGTTTCGGTGTCCGGGGTCTCGCCGGGGCTCACCGCGAGGTCCAGGACCAGACCGCCGTGCTCGGTGGGCAGCCGTCGGGCCGTGAAGTCGCCGGGGACGCGCGCGGCACGGTTCTCGGAGAGGTAGACCGACCAGCCGCAGCGGGGGGCGGGGGCCGACAGACCGTAGGCCGCCTTGACGGTCTTGAACAGTTCACGATCGTAGGCAAGGCCGGTGTCCGGGTCCCAGGCGTCCGCCAGCGCGGCGAGGATCTCGGCGAGACGGTCCGCGAGCGGCGAGGCCGACGCCCCGGGCCCGGGGAAGAGCTTCACGATCACGAAGAACGGGCTGTGCTCGTTCGTGCCGCCCGCCGAGACCCACACCTGGACGTAGCCACCGTCAGGCCGGCGTCCGACCACGTGGGCTGTCCAGCCGATGATGCCGACGTCGTCATGCGTGTTCGCCGCCTGGAGCGCTGTCGCGAACTCACCCGCACTCCGGGGCACCAGGGGGCCGGGGCCGTCGTCGTCCACGTCCCAACGCCACTCCGTCAGCTCGCCGTCGGACAGTTCCG
Protein-coding regions in this window:
- a CDS encoding Imm52 family immunity protein, whose product is MSAVTVAVHWWARSETPQEQAERWSVLLARLTELSDGELTEWRWDVDDDGPGPLVPRSAGEFATALQAANTHDDVGIIGWTAHVVGRRPDGGYVQVWVSAGGTNEHSPFFVIVKLFPGPGASASPLADRLAEILAALADAWDPDTGLAYDRELFKTVKAAYGLSAPAPRCGWSVYLSENRAARVPGDFTARRLPTEHGGLVLDLAVSPGETPDTETVLAAHRALAESGALEPMPVPATGPKL